A single window of Zea mays cultivar B73 chromosome 10, Zm-B73-REFERENCE-NAM-5.0, whole genome shotgun sequence DNA harbors:
- the LOC100192901 gene encoding putative protein of unknown function (DUF640) domain family protein isoform X2 produces MPQSSPSRYEAQKRRDWNTFGQYLRNHRPPLSLAQCSGAHVLEFLRYLDQFGKTKVHGPACPFFGHPNPPAPCPCPLRQAWGSLDALVGRLRAAYEENGGRPESNPFAARAVRLYLCEVREHQARARGVSYEKKKRRKPQQLPGPGDSSGLHGHAHQPPPPPPAGAAC; encoded by the coding sequence ATGCCGCAGTCGTCGCCGAGCCGGTACGAGGCGCAGAAGCGGCGCGACTGGAACACGTTCGGCCAGTACCTGCGGAACCACCGGCCGCCACTGAGCCTGGCGCAGTGCAGCGGGGCTCACGTCCTCGAGTTCCTCCGCTACCTGGACCAGTTCGGCAAGACCAAGGTGCACGGCCCGGCGTGCCCCTTCTTCGGCCACCCGAACCCGCCGGCGCCGTGCCCCTGCCCGCTCCGCCAGGCCTGGGGCAGCCTCGACGCCCTCGTGGGCCGCCTCCGCGCCGCCTACGAGGAGAACGGAGGCCGCCCAGAGTCCAATCCCTTCGCCGCGCGCGCCGTACGCCTCTACCTCTGCGAGGTCCGCGAGCACCAGGCCCGCGCCCGCGGCGTCAGCTACGAGAAGAAGAAGCGCAGGAAGCCGCAGCAGCTGCCGGGCCCGGGCGACAGCAGCGGCCTTCACGGCCACGCGCACCAGCCGCCGCCTCCACCGCCCGCGGGCGCCGCCTGCTGA
- the LOC100192901 gene encoding putative protein of unknown function (DUF640) domain family protein isoform X1 — MDMPPNPDSPSSGGSNSIGRPSGGGASPSVGSTMPQSSPSRYEAQKRRDWNTFGQYLRNHRPPLSLAQCSGAHVLEFLRYLDQFGKTKVHGPACPFFGHPNPPAPCPCPLRQAWGSLDALVGRLRAAYEENGGRPESNPFAARAVRLYLCEVREHQARARGVSYEKKKRRKPQQLPGPGDSSGLHGHAHQPPPPPPAGAAC, encoded by the coding sequence ATGGACATGCCGCCGAACCCCGACAGCCCCTCGTCAGGAGGGAGCAACAGCATCGGCCGGCCGAGTGGCGGCGGCGCATCGCCGTCCGTCGGTTCTACGATGCCGCAGTCGTCGCCGAGCCGGTACGAGGCGCAGAAGCGGCGCGACTGGAACACGTTCGGCCAGTACCTGCGGAACCACCGGCCGCCACTGAGCCTGGCGCAGTGCAGCGGGGCTCACGTCCTCGAGTTCCTCCGCTACCTGGACCAGTTCGGCAAGACCAAGGTGCACGGCCCGGCGTGCCCCTTCTTCGGCCACCCGAACCCGCCGGCGCCGTGCCCCTGCCCGCTCCGCCAGGCCTGGGGCAGCCTCGACGCCCTCGTGGGCCGCCTCCGCGCCGCCTACGAGGAGAACGGAGGCCGCCCAGAGTCCAATCCCTTCGCCGCGCGCGCCGTACGCCTCTACCTCTGCGAGGTCCGCGAGCACCAGGCCCGCGCCCGCGGCGTCAGCTACGAGAAGAAGAAGCGCAGGAAGCCGCAGCAGCTGCCGGGCCCGGGCGACAGCAGCGGCCTTCACGGCCACGCGCACCAGCCGCCGCCTCCACCGCCCGCGGGCGCCGCCTGCTGA